The Brassica oleracea var. oleracea cultivar TO1000 chromosome C6, BOL, whole genome shotgun sequence genomic interval AAAAATAGAAGGAGAATCGTTAGTCGACCGAAGAGTATATATATATACATAAATTGATTAAACAATAAAAATTGATCCTTTGTGAAAAATATCAATACGCAAAGGAGAAAGGAGTAGAAAAAAATGTGTTGATGAAGAGTTAAGAAAGAGGAAGAAGATGATTGTGATGTTTTACTGCAATGAAATAGTAATGTATTAAAGGCATAAAAATATGGTTTAGAATCAGTGTGCTGGCACACCTAGAGATGAATAGAGACATATGCCAAATCTAATGAAATCGTAGACAAAAGGGTATTATGGGAACAATACTGCCAAAATTCTACTGTGAATTGGAGTTTTATGGCTCGTAGGACATTTACTTAATATTGGCTCATAAAAGGTATATACAGCCAATTATCTCTATATAGTATGACCCATATATTTTTGGTTTGATTATTATCCAACCAACTGCTAAGAGAGAACAATTTTCAATCCTACTAGTTTTATAAAATGTTAATTTAAACTAGAATTTTATCTGCACATCCGTATGGGGGTGTTTTATTTTTGTAATGAACTAAATATAAGAAAGGCTGTGCTTTTTATTTTTATATGATATTATTTGTTTATACCGATATTTAAATAATATCAAATATTTACTATAATACAAATCATCTTATTTGAAAAAATTTACCGTTTTCATTTATCATTTTATATAGTTAATAATAATATTTTTATTTTATATTTGAAAGAGATAAGAAAATTACTTTCTAAAAAATATTTTTCAAATATTATTAAAATATATTTTTAAAAATAATCAATTTAAATTTTTCATTATCATTAAAAATATAAATCTTTTAATATGATTTTAATTTTGATTTATAAGAAATAATAAACTAATTTTAATATCTAATTATAATTATGATAATTAAAGTTTACATTAATTAATTTCGAAAATAAGTTTTAGAAAGGTTTTTTATTGATTTTGTTAGCATTTTATTTTATAATACACATTTCATTTCAAATAAAATGATAAAGATAATAAAAGATATTATATTTACATTATGTAAAATTTGATATAGTTTATATGGAATGGTCCAAATAAAAAGTCACACATAAGAGAATTCATGACTTAAATAGTATTGGATTGTTACCATTAGTCAAGTTTTATTTCTTTTCAGTCAACATCTAATGCATGCATTTAGGCTATAAATCCAGATATATTCTAATAACTTTTTTAATATGGAAAAATATATTTACATTTCTGGTAACCACATTGACTATAAATACTTCTGTAATAGGGTGTTTTATTCTTTTTTCCTCATTTTAAGATGGAAATAAAAAGAATAAAATAAGGAAAGGAAAAAATGTAACGTATATTTGAAAAGCAAAGTCTGAACACGATTCTCATTGGGATATCAAAACTCTATAAAAGCATACATACACAGATTTGTAGAATTGAAGAGAGCACAATCACAAATACAAGATAAGGTTTAGATCTTTTCCAAAAAAAAAAAATCACCGGTTGAGTTTAGGGTTTGTTCCTTGGTGATGAAAATTTGGTTATTGTCAAAGCAATGAGGAATCAGAATCGTAGGAGTCCTAGAGGGGATAAAATCAGTGAGTTTCCAGACGAGTTGCTGTTGAAGATACTGTCTTTTCTACCTAGTAAAGATGTTGTAGCCACGAGTGCCATTTCAAAACGGTGGAAGTCTCTTTGGAAGGAGGTAAATACATTCAGATATGATGCTACTCCTCCATATCCTCGCACTTGTCAAATGTTTGATCTATTCATTAGAAGCAGATCAAATGTAGAGAGCTTACAGCTCAAGCTGAACCCAAATAACTCGATACAGGACATCAGAGATTTGGTTAATGATGCAGCTTCTCGCTCTTTGAGAGAGCTGAGAATAGAGATGATTTACAAATCCTTTGAGTTTCCCCAAAGCTTGTATCTTTACCCACAACTTGAAACCCTCATACTTGAGAAACTTAGTCTTGTGGATATTCCACCTAATGTTTCTTTGATTGGCCTCAAGAAACTCAACCTTTTATCGGTTAGATTCTCAAACGACGAGTCTGTGCAAAGGCTGCTAAGCATCTGCCCACGTCTTGAAGACTTGGTGGTGAGAAGAAGCACATATACCAATGTGATGGTATTTACTATCGATGTGCCAACGCTGAAGTGTTTATCTATCGATAATACGTCTGGGGAATCTCGGCCTGAAGGTGTTCATGGGTTTGTGATTAATGCACCTTCTTTAAGGTGCTTTAGCATTAAGGACACCTTCAGCAACTATGTTCGGTTTGGAGATATGCCCGAGCTGGTCAAGGCGAGTGTCAACATTATTTGTGACCAACCTATACTGACCGCGAGAGAGAAGGTGCAAAGTACATCATCGAAAATTTGAGTCATCTAAAAAAGGCTGGTGCATTCTACTCAAAATATGAAACATGATGTACTGAAGTATTAGAATGTGTGGCTTGTATTGTATGCTTCTGTTTGAATAACTTCTTTGTTATTAATAAGTTGGAATAGGTAGTTTCCAACATATCTTGTTGTTATTTGCTATCTGTGTTTATTATTAATAAGTTGAAATAGGTAGTTTCCAACATATTTCTTGTTATTTGCTATTTGTGTTTCTTGCGTGGAATATACCCAATTAAGGTCCAAATTAGCTGAATGTCCATAATTATGGATAACCCAAAAAGAGTAACTTTTTGACACTGTGCGGACGAAAATACCCTTATGCTTTATCGAAAACAAGTAACTCTAGATTTATCAGCTAAATATTTACATAGCAGGTAACAATCTACATATCAACTAACATATCAGTTAATAATTTCAGTATCATCTAACAATCTATGTATCAAACAAATGTATCGACTAACAAATCATATATCAGTTAATGAAACTATTAACAATTAATTAGTTATCTATCAAATAGCCCCAAAACTATTTGTAACAGCTAACACTTCATGTATCGATTAAGAATCCATTAAAATCTAAATAATAGCAGGTAAGTAATAAAATACCTACTAACGTATATATTATCTAAAAGTTGATTGTGAGTCAAAATTAGAAACATTGGAATTGAGGTGAGATAATAAGATTAGCATTATGGATGTCAAAAGAATCAGAATAAAAAATAAAGATTTGTGTTGAATTAGAAGATGATTTGAAGAATCTATACGAAAGATAAAGAGATTAGAACACATAAAAGGGAAAAGAGAGAGAGATAGAGATAAAGGTATTATAGTCATAAAAAATATTAAAAGAAAACAAGGATATATGACA includes:
- the LOC106297288 gene encoding putative FBD-associated F-box protein At1g50980, which codes for MRNQNRRSPRGDKISEFPDELLLKILSFLPSKDVVATSAISKRWKSLWKEVNTFRYDATPPYPRTCQMFDLFIRSRSNVESLQLKLNPNNSIQDIRDLVNDAASRSLRELRIEMIYKSFEFPQSLYLYPQLETLILEKLSLVDIPPNVSLIGLKKLNLLSVRFSNDESVQRLLSICPRLEDLVVRRSTYTNVMVFTIDVPTLKCLSIDNTSGESRPEGVHGFVINAPSLRCFSIKDTFSNYVRFGDMPELVKASVNIICDQPILTAREKVQSTSSKI